The proteins below come from a single Tenuifilum thalassicum genomic window:
- a CDS encoding KilA-N domain-containing protein, whose amino-acid sequence MAKNKINVQGSEITIIAINEQDYISLTDIAKYKTDDASAVIGNWIRNRNTIEFLGMWETLYNPNFKPLEFERFRKQAGLNAFTLSPKKWVESTNAIGFVVKSGRYGGTYAHKDIALKFASWISVEFELYIVKEFQRLKEEEQKQLGWTLKRELAKINYRIHTDAIKEILIPKNLTKKQISYIYADEADVLNMALFGKTAKQWRDENPDKKGNIRDYANVSQLVCLSNLENLNAVFINEGLKQSERLVKLNQIAISQMKILLSDKSVKMLNPEKDKQDE is encoded by the coding sequence ATGGCTAAGAATAAAATAAATGTTCAGGGTAGTGAAATAACAATTATTGCTATCAATGAGCAAGACTATATTTCGCTAACAGATATTGCTAAATATAAAACCGATGATGCAAGTGCGGTTATAGGGAATTGGATAAGGAATCGAAATACAATTGAATTTTTAGGCATGTGGGAAACTTTGTATAACCCAAATTTTAAACCCCTCGAATTCGAGAGGTTTAGAAAACAAGCTGGGCTTAATGCATTTACACTTTCTCCCAAGAAATGGGTAGAATCTACTAACGCAATAGGCTTTGTAGTGAAATCAGGCAGATATGGTGGAACTTATGCACATAAAGACATTGCATTAAAATTTGCCAGTTGGATTTCCGTAGAATTTGAATTATATATAGTTAAAGAGTTTCAACGGCTTAAGGAAGAAGAGCAAAAACAATTAGGTTGGACACTCAAACGTGAACTGGCAAAGATAAACTACCGTATTCATACCGATGCCATAAAGGAAATTCTTATCCCTAAAAATCTGACTAAAAAGCAAATATCGTATATTTATGCTGATGAAGCAGATGTCTTAAACATGGCATTATTTGGTAAAACAGCAAAACAATGGCGCGATGAAAATCCTGATAAAAAAGGGAATATACGCGATTATGCAAATGTAAGCCAACTAGTTTGCCTATCAAATCTCGAAAACTTAAATGCTGTTTTTATTAATGAGGGATTAAAACAAAGTGAACGACTTGTTAAACTCAACCAAATTGCCATTAGTCAGATGAAAATTTTGTTGTCTGATAAATCTGTAAAGATGCTAAACCCTGAGAAAGACAAGCAAGATGAGTAG